Proteins encoded together in one Temnothorax longispinosus isolate EJ_2023e chromosome 5, Tlon_JGU_v1, whole genome shotgun sequence window:
- the Brd7-9 gene encoding bromodomain-containing protein 7 isoform X3, which translates to MLSQHYQQQLGLNYSVSQGDAEYDRYVGHKKLKKKKKKKDKRHKHHHKDKKRRREESSQESVGDADENLVEPAPKKACTNHNQLLPPRPPSSGELRVGVTNVSSLSPHREPRTCVLRKIAERTPLQRLLEHLLRSMEKRDPQQFFAWPVTDSIAPGYSQIITNPMDFSTIKQKIDDNNYQNLQEFVDDFKLMCDNAMTYNHPDTIYYKAAKKLLHVGLKMVTPEKLRQLRPVLMYMNDITKEELGFELGNEDLNNPDAPATEEQIEREREQEERNEEAEELRKENQRKMRLASLGKFEAIPDDLTPEEILKQARGAAKAAAEKLSLKRVNSKMGFLRQKKDGTTSLQIIVPGDGIIPGTNQRPVSLGQLIGKLNHGTGALAGFREDRRNMSKPVKPLYYGAFGSYAPSYDSTFANLTKEETDLVYQTYGDETAVQYAESILDFAKDCDYTLTMVDDLLDILTSGDHRKTKKFLEEKRRLKEEEEKIKHLLEKPLQDVNRNIPLLDNVKVDIEQLKTLSDLGIDINFLENLEEEFKYSEERAVLQSRLDDTSQMLGRLKQVQHERLSAPPPAHLSNVPKAADAEVMLAEKITDNLTDIAKKLPPSGIAPVDGLRRAMGITPLGAPEPMEVEPIAHNPTIVADTSLLPNPNNGNNQVLSNLLPSPSPIQNANLLSPTGQPNQNISIVGATQPSPPIQMQIGMTHSSQTPPSLLSATEPSGVADLESELREFLESDPTLGHSPLHDDKTLEDILSES; encoded by the exons ATGCTGTCGCAACATTACCAACAACAACTGGGTCTTAACTATTCTGTCAGCCAAGGAGACGCAGAGTACGACAGATATGTTGGTCACAAAAAActcaagaagaagaagaaaaagaaagataaacgGCACAAACATCAtcataaagataagaaaagaCGAAGAGAGGAGTCGAGTCAAGAGTCAGTTGGCGATGCCGATGAGAACCTGGTCGAGCCTGCACCTAAGAAAGCTTGTACCAATCACAATCAGTTGCTGCCACCCAGACCGCCGTCCAGTGGTGAATTAAGGGTTGGCGTTACTAATGTAAGTTCTCTATCACCTCATCGCGAGCCCAGAACATGCGTTCTTAGAAAGATAGCGGAGCGCACGCCTCTCCAAAGGTTGCTGGAACACCTGTTGAGATCCATGGAGAAGCGGGATCCGCAGCAATTTTTCGCCTGGCCGGTCACAGACAGCATTGCGCCTGGTTACTCTCAGATAATCACGAATCCGATGGACTTCAGCACGATAAAGCAAAAGATAGACGACAATAACTATCAGAATTTGCAAGAATTCGTGGATGATTTCAAGCTTATGTGTGACAACGCCATGACATATAATCATCCCGACACCATTTACTACAAGGCGGCGAAGAAACTTCTGCACGTCGGTTTGAAAATGGTCACTCCGGAGAAATTGCGGCAACTCAGGCCAGTCCTGATGTACATGAACGATATTACGAAGGAGGAACTCGGATTCGAGCTGGGCAACGAAGATCTTAATAATCCAGACGCTCCTGCAACGGAAGAGCAGATAGAGCGAGAACGCGAGCAAGAAGAACGTAATGAGGAGGCGGAAGAacttagaaaagagaatcaAAGAAAGATGAGACTGGCTAGCTTAGGTAAATTTGAGGCCATACCGGACGATTTGACACCAGAGGAGATCCTGAAACAGGCTAGAGGTGCGGCTAAAGCGGCGGCGGAGAAACTCAGCCTGAAGAGGGTCAACTCGAAGATGGGTTTTCTGCGACAGAAGAAAGACGGCACCACCAGCCTGCAGATCATCGTGCCCGGGGACGGGATTATTCCCGGGACGAATCAGAGACCTGTGTCGCTGGGACAACTGATAGGCAAATTGAATCACGGTACTGGAGCGTTGGCTGGATTTCGGGAGGATCGCAGGAACATGTCGAAGCCAGTGAAACCCCTCTATTATGGCGCGTTCGGTTCATACGCACCGAGCTACGACTCGACGTTCGCGAATCTTACCAAGGAGGAAACCGACCTAGTCTATCAAACTTATGGTGACGAGACTGCCGTGCAATATGCTGAATCTATTCTAGACTTCGCCAAGGACTGTGATTACACATTGACTATGGTCGATGATTTGTTGGACATTCTCACAAGCGGCGATCATAGGAAGACAAAGAAATTCCTCGAGGAAAAGCGAAGActgaaggaggaggaggaaaagatCAAGCATTTATTGGAGAAACCTTTGCAGGACGTGAATCGTAACATTCCGTTGCTGGATAATGTCAAGGTTGATATCGAACAACTAAAGACACTGTCGGATCTCGGTATCGACATAAACTTCCTAGAGAATTTAG aagaagaatttaaatatagcGAGGAACGCGCCGTTCTACAAAGCCGCCTTGACGACACATCGCAGATGCTGGGTCGGCTGAAGCAGGTCCAACACGAGCGTTTGTCAGCACCGCCGCCGGCCCATCTATCCAATGTTCCCAAGGCAGCGGACGCAGAGGTGATGCTGGCCGAGAAGATCACCGACAACCTCACCGATATAGCGAAGAAACTGCCACCGTCGGGGATCGCGCCGGTCGACGGATTGCGTCGAGCAATGGGCATAACACCTTTGGGCGCACCGGAGCCCATGGAGGTCGAGCCGATCGCGCACAACCCCACTATAGTCGCTGACACTTCGTTACTGCCGAATCCGAACAATGGCAACAATCAGGTGCTGTCGAATCTGTTGCCGAGCCCCTCGCCAATTCAGAACGCGAATCTACTGAGTCCGACCGGTCAGCCAAATCAGAATATCAGTATTGTGGGTGCGACTCAGCCATCGCCGCCTATTCAAATGCAGATCGGCATGACGCACAGCAGTCAGACGCCACCGTCTTTACTGAGCGCGACAGAACCATCCGGCGTGGCTGATCTCGAGTCTGAACTGCGCGAATTCCTAGAGAGCGATCCTACGCTGGGGCACTCGCCTCTCCATGACGACAAAACTCTGGAGGACATTCTATCTGAATCTTAG
- the Brd7-9 gene encoding bromodomain-containing protein 7 isoform X1, protein MGSKKHKKHKRERHEEGQYTTTDKPPSLKLILKVGGSTGTPEHGGESPSQATMLSQHYQQQLGLNYSVSQGDAEYDRYVGHKKLKKKKKKKDKRHKHHHKDKKRRREESSQESVGDADENLVEPAPKKACTNHNQLLPPRPPSSGELRVGVTNVSSLSPHREPRTCVLRKIAERTPLQRLLEHLLRSMEKRDPQQFFAWPVTDSIAPGYSQIITNPMDFSTIKQKIDDNNYQNLQEFVDDFKLMCDNAMTYNHPDTIYYKAAKKLLHVGLKMVTPEKLRQLRPVLMYMNDITKEELGFELGNEDLNNPDAPATEEQIEREREQEERNEEAEELRKENQRKMRLASLGKFEAIPDDLTPEEILKQARGAAKAAAEKLSLKRVNSKMGFLRQKKDGTTSLQIIVPGDGIIPGTNQRPVSLGQLIGKLNHGTGALAGFREDRRNMSKPVKPLYYGAFGSYAPSYDSTFANLTKEETDLVYQTYGDETAVQYAESILDFAKDCDYTLTMVDDLLDILTSGDHRKTKKFLEEKRRLKEEEEKIKHLLEKPLQDVNRNIPLLDNVKVDIEQLKTLSDLGIDINFLENLEEEFKYSEERAVLQSRLDDTSQMLGRLKQVQHERLSAPPPAHLSNVPKAADAEVMLAEKITDNLTDIAKKLPPSGIAPVDGLRRAMGITPLGAPEPMEVEPIAHNPTIVADTSLLPNPNNGNNQVLSNLLPSPSPIQNANLLSPTGQPNQNISIVGATQPSPPIQMQIGMTHSSQTPPSLLSATEPSGVADLESELREFLESDPTLGHSPLHDDKTLEDILSES, encoded by the exons aTGGGCTCGAAGAAGCACAAAAAGCACAAGCGCGAGAGGCACGAAG AGGGTCAGTACACAACGACGGACAAGCCGCCTAGTCTGAAGTTAATTTTGAAGGTAGGAGGTAGTACTGGAACACCCGAGCACGGCGGCGAGTCGCCAAGTCAGGCCACAATGCTGTCGCAACATTACCAACAACAACTGGGTCTTAACTATTCTGTCAGCCAAGGAGACGCAGAGTACGACAGATATGTTGGTCACAAAAAActcaagaagaagaagaaaaagaaagataaacgGCACAAACATCAtcataaagataagaaaagaCGAAGAGAGGAGTCGAGTCAAGAGTCAGTTGGCGATGCCGATGAGAACCTGGTCGAGCCTGCACCTAAGAAAGCTTGTACCAATCACAATCAGTTGCTGCCACCCAGACCGCCGTCCAGTGGTGAATTAAGGGTTGGCGTTACTAATGTAAGTTCTCTATCACCTCATCGCGAGCCCAGAACATGCGTTCTTAGAAAGATAGCGGAGCGCACGCCTCTCCAAAGGTTGCTGGAACACCTGTTGAGATCCATGGAGAAGCGGGATCCGCAGCAATTTTTCGCCTGGCCGGTCACAGACAGCATTGCGCCTGGTTACTCTCAGATAATCACGAATCCGATGGACTTCAGCACGATAAAGCAAAAGATAGACGACAATAACTATCAGAATTTGCAAGAATTCGTGGATGATTTCAAGCTTATGTGTGACAACGCCATGACATATAATCATCCCGACACCATTTACTACAAGGCGGCGAAGAAACTTCTGCACGTCGGTTTGAAAATGGTCACTCCGGAGAAATTGCGGCAACTCAGGCCAGTCCTGATGTACATGAACGATATTACGAAGGAGGAACTCGGATTCGAGCTGGGCAACGAAGATCTTAATAATCCAGACGCTCCTGCAACGGAAGAGCAGATAGAGCGAGAACGCGAGCAAGAAGAACGTAATGAGGAGGCGGAAGAacttagaaaagagaatcaAAGAAAGATGAGACTGGCTAGCTTAGGTAAATTTGAGGCCATACCGGACGATTTGACACCAGAGGAGATCCTGAAACAGGCTAGAGGTGCGGCTAAAGCGGCGGCGGAGAAACTCAGCCTGAAGAGGGTCAACTCGAAGATGGGTTTTCTGCGACAGAAGAAAGACGGCACCACCAGCCTGCAGATCATCGTGCCCGGGGACGGGATTATTCCCGGGACGAATCAGAGACCTGTGTCGCTGGGACAACTGATAGGCAAATTGAATCACGGTACTGGAGCGTTGGCTGGATTTCGGGAGGATCGCAGGAACATGTCGAAGCCAGTGAAACCCCTCTATTATGGCGCGTTCGGTTCATACGCACCGAGCTACGACTCGACGTTCGCGAATCTTACCAAGGAGGAAACCGACCTAGTCTATCAAACTTATGGTGACGAGACTGCCGTGCAATATGCTGAATCTATTCTAGACTTCGCCAAGGACTGTGATTACACATTGACTATGGTCGATGATTTGTTGGACATTCTCACAAGCGGCGATCATAGGAAGACAAAGAAATTCCTCGAGGAAAAGCGAAGActgaaggaggaggaggaaaagatCAAGCATTTATTGGAGAAACCTTTGCAGGACGTGAATCGTAACATTCCGTTGCTGGATAATGTCAAGGTTGATATCGAACAACTAAAGACACTGTCGGATCTCGGTATCGACATAAACTTCCTAGAGAATTTAG aagaagaatttaaatatagcGAGGAACGCGCCGTTCTACAAAGCCGCCTTGACGACACATCGCAGATGCTGGGTCGGCTGAAGCAGGTCCAACACGAGCGTTTGTCAGCACCGCCGCCGGCCCATCTATCCAATGTTCCCAAGGCAGCGGACGCAGAGGTGATGCTGGCCGAGAAGATCACCGACAACCTCACCGATATAGCGAAGAAACTGCCACCGTCGGGGATCGCGCCGGTCGACGGATTGCGTCGAGCAATGGGCATAACACCTTTGGGCGCACCGGAGCCCATGGAGGTCGAGCCGATCGCGCACAACCCCACTATAGTCGCTGACACTTCGTTACTGCCGAATCCGAACAATGGCAACAATCAGGTGCTGTCGAATCTGTTGCCGAGCCCCTCGCCAATTCAGAACGCGAATCTACTGAGTCCGACCGGTCAGCCAAATCAGAATATCAGTATTGTGGGTGCGACTCAGCCATCGCCGCCTATTCAAATGCAGATCGGCATGACGCACAGCAGTCAGACGCCACCGTCTTTACTGAGCGCGACAGAACCATCCGGCGTGGCTGATCTCGAGTCTGAACTGCGCGAATTCCTAGAGAGCGATCCTACGCTGGGGCACTCGCCTCTCCATGACGACAAAACTCTGGAGGACATTCTATCTGAATCTTAG
- the Brd7-9 gene encoding bromodomain-containing protein 7 isoform X2 → MRRLQEGQYTTTDKPPSLKLILKVGGSTGTPEHGGESPSQATMLSQHYQQQLGLNYSVSQGDAEYDRYVGHKKLKKKKKKKDKRHKHHHKDKKRRREESSQESVGDADENLVEPAPKKACTNHNQLLPPRPPSSGELRVGVTNVSSLSPHREPRTCVLRKIAERTPLQRLLEHLLRSMEKRDPQQFFAWPVTDSIAPGYSQIITNPMDFSTIKQKIDDNNYQNLQEFVDDFKLMCDNAMTYNHPDTIYYKAAKKLLHVGLKMVTPEKLRQLRPVLMYMNDITKEELGFELGNEDLNNPDAPATEEQIEREREQEERNEEAEELRKENQRKMRLASLGKFEAIPDDLTPEEILKQARGAAKAAAEKLSLKRVNSKMGFLRQKKDGTTSLQIIVPGDGIIPGTNQRPVSLGQLIGKLNHGTGALAGFREDRRNMSKPVKPLYYGAFGSYAPSYDSTFANLTKEETDLVYQTYGDETAVQYAESILDFAKDCDYTLTMVDDLLDILTSGDHRKTKKFLEEKRRLKEEEEKIKHLLEKPLQDVNRNIPLLDNVKVDIEQLKTLSDLGIDINFLENLEEEFKYSEERAVLQSRLDDTSQMLGRLKQVQHERLSAPPPAHLSNVPKAADAEVMLAEKITDNLTDIAKKLPPSGIAPVDGLRRAMGITPLGAPEPMEVEPIAHNPTIVADTSLLPNPNNGNNQVLSNLLPSPSPIQNANLLSPTGQPNQNISIVGATQPSPPIQMQIGMTHSSQTPPSLLSATEPSGVADLESELREFLESDPTLGHSPLHDDKTLEDILSES, encoded by the exons ATGCGTAGGTTGCAAG AGGGTCAGTACACAACGACGGACAAGCCGCCTAGTCTGAAGTTAATTTTGAAGGTAGGAGGTAGTACTGGAACACCCGAGCACGGCGGCGAGTCGCCAAGTCAGGCCACAATGCTGTCGCAACATTACCAACAACAACTGGGTCTTAACTATTCTGTCAGCCAAGGAGACGCAGAGTACGACAGATATGTTGGTCACAAAAAActcaagaagaagaagaaaaagaaagataaacgGCACAAACATCAtcataaagataagaaaagaCGAAGAGAGGAGTCGAGTCAAGAGTCAGTTGGCGATGCCGATGAGAACCTGGTCGAGCCTGCACCTAAGAAAGCTTGTACCAATCACAATCAGTTGCTGCCACCCAGACCGCCGTCCAGTGGTGAATTAAGGGTTGGCGTTACTAATGTAAGTTCTCTATCACCTCATCGCGAGCCCAGAACATGCGTTCTTAGAAAGATAGCGGAGCGCACGCCTCTCCAAAGGTTGCTGGAACACCTGTTGAGATCCATGGAGAAGCGGGATCCGCAGCAATTTTTCGCCTGGCCGGTCACAGACAGCATTGCGCCTGGTTACTCTCAGATAATCACGAATCCGATGGACTTCAGCACGATAAAGCAAAAGATAGACGACAATAACTATCAGAATTTGCAAGAATTCGTGGATGATTTCAAGCTTATGTGTGACAACGCCATGACATATAATCATCCCGACACCATTTACTACAAGGCGGCGAAGAAACTTCTGCACGTCGGTTTGAAAATGGTCACTCCGGAGAAATTGCGGCAACTCAGGCCAGTCCTGATGTACATGAACGATATTACGAAGGAGGAACTCGGATTCGAGCTGGGCAACGAAGATCTTAATAATCCAGACGCTCCTGCAACGGAAGAGCAGATAGAGCGAGAACGCGAGCAAGAAGAACGTAATGAGGAGGCGGAAGAacttagaaaagagaatcaAAGAAAGATGAGACTGGCTAGCTTAGGTAAATTTGAGGCCATACCGGACGATTTGACACCAGAGGAGATCCTGAAACAGGCTAGAGGTGCGGCTAAAGCGGCGGCGGAGAAACTCAGCCTGAAGAGGGTCAACTCGAAGATGGGTTTTCTGCGACAGAAGAAAGACGGCACCACCAGCCTGCAGATCATCGTGCCCGGGGACGGGATTATTCCCGGGACGAATCAGAGACCTGTGTCGCTGGGACAACTGATAGGCAAATTGAATCACGGTACTGGAGCGTTGGCTGGATTTCGGGAGGATCGCAGGAACATGTCGAAGCCAGTGAAACCCCTCTATTATGGCGCGTTCGGTTCATACGCACCGAGCTACGACTCGACGTTCGCGAATCTTACCAAGGAGGAAACCGACCTAGTCTATCAAACTTATGGTGACGAGACTGCCGTGCAATATGCTGAATCTATTCTAGACTTCGCCAAGGACTGTGATTACACATTGACTATGGTCGATGATTTGTTGGACATTCTCACAAGCGGCGATCATAGGAAGACAAAGAAATTCCTCGAGGAAAAGCGAAGActgaaggaggaggaggaaaagatCAAGCATTTATTGGAGAAACCTTTGCAGGACGTGAATCGTAACATTCCGTTGCTGGATAATGTCAAGGTTGATATCGAACAACTAAAGACACTGTCGGATCTCGGTATCGACATAAACTTCCTAGAGAATTTAG aagaagaatttaaatatagcGAGGAACGCGCCGTTCTACAAAGCCGCCTTGACGACACATCGCAGATGCTGGGTCGGCTGAAGCAGGTCCAACACGAGCGTTTGTCAGCACCGCCGCCGGCCCATCTATCCAATGTTCCCAAGGCAGCGGACGCAGAGGTGATGCTGGCCGAGAAGATCACCGACAACCTCACCGATATAGCGAAGAAACTGCCACCGTCGGGGATCGCGCCGGTCGACGGATTGCGTCGAGCAATGGGCATAACACCTTTGGGCGCACCGGAGCCCATGGAGGTCGAGCCGATCGCGCACAACCCCACTATAGTCGCTGACACTTCGTTACTGCCGAATCCGAACAATGGCAACAATCAGGTGCTGTCGAATCTGTTGCCGAGCCCCTCGCCAATTCAGAACGCGAATCTACTGAGTCCGACCGGTCAGCCAAATCAGAATATCAGTATTGTGGGTGCGACTCAGCCATCGCCGCCTATTCAAATGCAGATCGGCATGACGCACAGCAGTCAGACGCCACCGTCTTTACTGAGCGCGACAGAACCATCCGGCGTGGCTGATCTCGAGTCTGAACTGCGCGAATTCCTAGAGAGCGATCCTACGCTGGGGCACTCGCCTCTCCATGACGACAAAACTCTGGAGGACATTCTATCTGAATCTTAG